Sequence from the Spirochaeta lutea genome:
ATCATTTCCTGGGATCTTCATGGCTCGTAAGGGAGATTTGTTTAATGGTTGCAATAAGTGTTTGTAAAGTATATAGGAAATTTGTTTCTGAATTTTCCGAACAGAACTTTTCTTAATAGACACATTTTCTACGGAGATTTCATATCCTAAGAAATCAACAAATGATTTTCTTCGTGCAAATTCCGCAGGGGATGAGTCCATGCATAATAGGCTGATTCCTTCGGATTTGTTCTCGTTAATTTTTACACCTGCATCACCAGAAAATTCATGTATAATTTCTGCAGCTCTATTTATTTTGTTATAGTCCGGTGACCAAATAACGGTGTCATCAGCGTATCTAGCAAATTGTAATCCTTCTTTTTCCAATTGTTTATCCAATCTCCAACAGACCAGATTCGCCAGAAATAAGGATATTGAGGTTCCTTGTGGTATACCCATTTTTCTTTCAGAAAGGAAAGCTTGAATGACTATTTCTTCTTCGGAACTAATTAAAAATCCATTGTTTTTGAATTGATCAAATAAATATTTATGTGCTATAGAATCAAAAAACTTTGAAAAGTCATACTCGGCTACAAATAGACGTGAGTTTTGTTTGAGTTCAATTGATACATCCTGAATCGCGAAATGAACATTTCGATCATTTCTATAGGCATATGCAAAGGAACTAAACCTATGCTTATTTTTCCTTAATAATCTGCGATAAAACATGGTAGAAACAGCAGCATCAGGAATCTGATACATAGCTACATTCCTGGTTCCCCCGGTTTTTTTAGGAATCTGTGCGATTTCTGGAGGATTAGGTTTATATTCTCCGATCTGAATTTTCTTTGCTATTGATCTGGCTATACTTGGTGCGTGTTTATGGACATAGAAGGGATTAAATTTTCTATCTATGCTCCAATGTTCAGGCTTGAAAGGCGATAACAACTCCGGGTCTGTAATGCGGATAAA
This genomic interval carries:
- a CDS encoding reverse transcriptase domain-containing protein; amino-acid sequence: MTRPGQPGSDIWIWRPINFFQFYRRKGCFIRITDPELLSPFKPEHWSIDRKFNPFYVHKHAPSIARSIAKKIQIGEYKPNPPEIAQIPKKTGGTRNVAMYQIPDAAVSTMFYRRLLRKNKHRFSSFAYAYRNDRNVHFAIQDVSIELKQNSRLFVAEYDFSKFFDSIAHKYLFDQFKNNGFLISSEEEIVIQAFLSERKMGIPQGTSISLFLANLVCWRLDKQLEKEGLQFARYADDTVIWSPDYNKINRAAEIIHEFSGDAGVKINENKSEGISLLCMDSSPAEFARRKSFVDFLGYEISVENVSIKKSSVRKIQKQISYILYKHLLQPLNKSPLRAMKIPGNDKDEALLSSLSEIRRYLYGNLTEEMIASYLSGRSNRIFFKGIMSFYPLIDNEKQIRDLDGWLVNAVFKAVKQRAKLLERHNLSRSHIYPFKASRKDLLAYCNRTIVKKKHLLKIPSFMTIYKAIKKGLIESGIEGIIDPLKDNYNY